One Tachypleus tridentatus isolate NWPU-2018 chromosome 3, ASM421037v1, whole genome shotgun sequence DNA window includes the following coding sequences:
- the LOC143247535 gene encoding BTB/POZ domain-containing protein KCTD12-like gives MSLTSNGDGLQEIRLLSLPSVVELNVGGVFYTTSISTLTKEPNSLLGQMFTGEGIKTAMRDSKGKFFIDRDGVIFRYILDYLRNQKVILPENFHERERLKQEAEYFILPGMVADIEALPSTSHSHRIPFSQAAASHISRPPGYITVGYRGTFAFGRDGLADVKFRKLTRILVCGKVGLCREVFGENLNESRDPDRCNMDRYTARFFLKHNFLEQAFDDLNGASFRCVAAAGSGTACGGTGEPLKPGMDSEENRWNHYNEFVFVRP, from the coding sequence ATGTCTTTGACTTCTAATGGAGATGGTCTACAGGAGATTCGCCTGTTGAGCTTACCGTCGGTGGTGGAACTGAATGTTGGCGGAGTATTCTACACGACCTCCATAAGCACTTTAACTAAAGAACCAAATTCTCTTCTGGGACAAATGTTTACCGGCGAAGGCATAAAGACAGCAATGCGAGATTCCAAAGGGAAGTTTTTCATTGACCGAGATGGCGTGATCTTCCGATATATTTTGGACTATCTTCGAAATCAGAAGGTGATCCTTCCCGAAAACTTCCACGAGCGTGAACGCTTGAAGCAAGAAGCCGAGTATTTCATACTTCCAGGTATGGTGGCTGATATTGAAGCTCTTCCCTCAACTTCCCACTCCCACCGGATACCTTTCAGCCAAGCAGCAGCTTCCCATATTTCTCGACCTCCTGGATATATAACGGTTGGCTACCGAGGAACCTTCGCCTTTGGTCGAGACGGATTGGCAGACGTCAAGTTTCGGAAACTTACTCGCATTTTGGTTTGTGGAAAGGTTGGTCTATGTCGTGAGGTATTTGGAGAAAATCTAAACGAAAGCCGAGATCCAGACAGATGTAACATGGACCGTTACACAGCACGATTCTTTCTGAAACATAATTTTTTGGAGCAAGCTTTCGACGATCTCAATGGAGCCAGCTTCCGCTGCGTTGCAGCTGCAGGTTCCGGAACGGCATGTGGGGGCACCGGCGAACCACTTAAGCCTGGAATGGATTCAGAAGAGAATCGGTGGAACCACTATAACGAGTTTGTATTTGTTAGGCCATAA